Proteins encoded by one window of Xiphias gladius isolate SHS-SW01 ecotype Sanya breed wild chromosome 15, ASM1685928v1, whole genome shotgun sequence:
- the si:dkey-237i9.1 gene encoding SEC14-like protein 1 isoform X2, with translation MVQKYQSPVRVYKHPFELVMAAYERRFPTCHLIPMFVASDVMDEETSEDGSTHRIERRCALDVDAPRLLKRIAGVDYVYFIQKNTLNRKERTLHIESHNETFSNRVIIHETCCYSVHSENEDWTCFEQSASLDIKSFFGFESTVEKIAMKQYASSINKGKEIIEYYLKELQDEGLTHVPRWTPSSLSLPSPRPTSLSTSPPDLPKPAVTPTVSIPLPANAKDSTSQDSKQDSSVLQADSLTEILAGTPEDKLDADYIKRYLGDLTPLQESCLIRLRKWLQETHKGKIPKDEHILRFLRARDFNIDKAREILCQSLTWRKQHQVDYLLETWSSPQVLQDYYTGGWHHHDKDGRPLYILRLGQMDTKGLVRALGEESLLRHVLSINEEGLRRCEENTKVFGRPISCWTCLVDLEGLNMRHLWRPGVKALLRIIEVVEANYPETLGRLLILRAPRVFPVLWTLVSPFIDENTRKKFLIYAGNDYQGPGGLLDYIDKEIIPDFLGGECMCEVPEGGLVPKSMYRTAEELENEDVRLWTETIYQSASIFKGAPHELLIEIIDASSVITWDFDVCKGDVVFNIYHSKRAPQPPRKDPLGAHGITSPGGNNVQLIDKSWTLGQDYSMVESPLTCKEGESVQGSHITRWPGFYILQWKFHNMPACSATNMPRVDDVLATLQVSSHKCKVMYYTEVLGSEDFRGSMTSLESSHSGFSQLSAATTSSSQSQSSSMISR, from the exons GCCTATGAGCGCAGATTCCCCACCTGTCACCTCATCCCCATGTTTGTAGCGAGTGACGTCATGGATGAGGAGACCAGCGAAGACGGATCCACCCACAGGATTGAGCGTCGCTGTGCCCTGGATGTGGACGCACCACGCCTGCTCAAAAGG ATTGCTGGTGTGGACTACGTCTATTTCATccagaaaaacacattgaaCCGAAAGGAGAGGACACTGCACATTGAGTCCCATAATGAGACCTTCTCCAACAGGGTCATCATCCATGAGACCTGCTGCTATTCG GTTCACTCGGAAAATGAGGACTGGACGTGCTTTGAGCAGAGTGCCAGCCTGGACATCAAGTCCTTCTTCGGCTTCGAGAGCACAGTGGAAAAGATTGCTATGAAACAGTATGCCAGCAGTATCAACAAG GGAAAAGAAATCATTGAATACTACCTGAAGGAGCTACAGGACGAGGGGCTCACCCATGTACCACGCTggactccctcctccctttctctgccTTCCCCCAGGCCAACCAGCCTCTCCACCAGCCCACCTGACCTCCCCAAGCCTGCGGTCACACCCACCGTTTCTATTCCTCTGCCCGCCAACGCCAAGGACAGCACCTCTCAGGATTCCAAGCAGGACAGCAGCGTGCTTCAGGCAGACAGCCTAACTGAGATCCTGGCTGGTACACCTGAAG acAAGCTGGATGCAGACTACATCAAACGTTACCTAGGTGACCTGACCCCCCTGCAGGAGAGCTGTCTGATCAGACTTCGCAAATGGCTGCAGGAGACGCACAAGGGAAAG ATCCCTAAAGACGAGCACATCCTGCGTTTCTTGCGGGCGAGGGACTTCAACATAGACAAGGCTCGTGAGATCTTGTGTCAGTCGCTGACCTGGAGGAAGCAGCACCAGGTGGACTACCTGCTGGAGACCTGGAGTTCACCACAGGTCCTCCAGGACTACTACACCGGGGGCTGGCACCACCATGACAAAG ATGGTCGTCCGTTGTACATCCTGAGGCTGGGCCAGATGGACACTAAAGGGCTGGTCCGCGCCCTCGGAGAGGAGTCTCTGCTCAGACAT GTGCTGTCTATCAATGAGGAGGGTCTGAGACGCTGCGAGGAGAACACCAAGGTGTTTGGTCGACCCATCAG CTGTTGGACATGTCTGGTCGATCTAGAGGGACTGAACATGCGTCACCTGTGGCGACCAGGAGTCAAGGCGCTGCTGAGGATCATCGAGGTCGTGGAGGCCAACTACCCAGAGACTCTGGGACGGCTGCTTATCCTGAGAGCCCCCAGAGTCTTCCCTGTCCTCTGGACACTG GTGAGTCCATTCATTGATGAAAACACTCGCAAGAAGTTCCTCATCTATGCAGGCAACGACTACCAGGGTCCTGGAGGTCTTTTAGACTACATCGACAAGGAGATCATCCCTGACTTCCTCGGAGGAGAGTGTATG tgtgAGGTACCAGAAGGCGGCCTGGTTCCGAAGTCCATGTACCGCACAGCTGAGGAGCTTGAGAACGAGGATGTCCGCCTGTGGACAGAGACAATCTACCAAAGCGCCAGCATCTTCAAGGGAGCTCCACACGAG CTGCTGATAGAAATCATCGACGCCTCCTCAGTCATCACCTGGGACTTTGACGTGTGCAAAGGCGATGTTGTTTTCAATATCTACCACTCCAAGCGGGCCCCCCAGCCGCCACGCAAAGACCCCCTGGGAGCCCATGGCATCACCTCTCCGGGTGGCAACAACGTCCAGCTTATCGACAAGTCATGGACGCTGGGGCAAGATTACAGCATGGTCGAGTCCCCACTCACCTGCAAGGAAGGAGAGAGTGTGCAG GGCTCTCATATAACACGATGGCCAGGTTTCTACATCCTCCAGTGGAAGTTCCACAACATGCCAGCCTGCTCAGCCACCAACATGCCCCGAGTGGACGACGTGCTGGCCACCCTGCAGGTCTCCTCGCACAAGTGTAAAGTCATGTATTACACCGAAGTGTTGGGCTCTGAGGACTTCAG
- the si:dkey-237i9.1 gene encoding SEC14-like protein 1 isoform X1, which translates to MVQKYQSPVRVYKHPFELVMAAYERRFPTCHLIPMFVASDVMDEETSEDGSTHRIERRCALDVDAPRLLKRIAGVDYVYFIQKNTLNRKERTLHIESHNETFSNRVIIHETCCYSVHSENEDWTCFEQSASLDIKSFFGFESTVEKIAMKQYASSINKGKEIIEYYLKELQDEGLTHVPRWTPSSLSLPSPRPTSLSTSPPDLPKPAVTPTVSIPLPANAKDSTSQDSKQDSSVLQADSLTEILAGTPEDKLDADYIKRYLGDLTPLQESCLIRLRKWLQETHKGKIPKDEHILRFLRARDFNIDKAREILCQSLTWRKQHQVDYLLETWSSPQVLQDYYTGGWHHHDKDGRPLYILRLGQMDTKGLVRALGEESLLRHVLSINEEGLRRCEENTKVFGRPISCWTCLVDLEGLNMRHLWRPGVKALLRIIEVVEANYPETLGRLLILRAPRVFPVLWTLVSPFIDENTRKKFLIYAGNDYQGPGGLLDYIDKEIIPDFLGGECMCEVPEGGLVPKSMYRTAEELENEDVRLWTETIYQSASIFKGAPHELLIEIIDASSVITWDFDVCKGDVVFNIYHSKRAPQPPRKDPLGAHGITSPGGNNVQLIDKSWTLGQDYSMVESPLTCKEGESVQGSHITRWPGFYILQWKFHNMPACSATNMPRVDDVLATLQVSSHKCKVMYYTEVLGSEDFRTACCDVQSLGSMTSLESSHSGFSQLSAATTSSSQSQSSSMISR; encoded by the exons GCCTATGAGCGCAGATTCCCCACCTGTCACCTCATCCCCATGTTTGTAGCGAGTGACGTCATGGATGAGGAGACCAGCGAAGACGGATCCACCCACAGGATTGAGCGTCGCTGTGCCCTGGATGTGGACGCACCACGCCTGCTCAAAAGG ATTGCTGGTGTGGACTACGTCTATTTCATccagaaaaacacattgaaCCGAAAGGAGAGGACACTGCACATTGAGTCCCATAATGAGACCTTCTCCAACAGGGTCATCATCCATGAGACCTGCTGCTATTCG GTTCACTCGGAAAATGAGGACTGGACGTGCTTTGAGCAGAGTGCCAGCCTGGACATCAAGTCCTTCTTCGGCTTCGAGAGCACAGTGGAAAAGATTGCTATGAAACAGTATGCCAGCAGTATCAACAAG GGAAAAGAAATCATTGAATACTACCTGAAGGAGCTACAGGACGAGGGGCTCACCCATGTACCACGCTggactccctcctccctttctctgccTTCCCCCAGGCCAACCAGCCTCTCCACCAGCCCACCTGACCTCCCCAAGCCTGCGGTCACACCCACCGTTTCTATTCCTCTGCCCGCCAACGCCAAGGACAGCACCTCTCAGGATTCCAAGCAGGACAGCAGCGTGCTTCAGGCAGACAGCCTAACTGAGATCCTGGCTGGTACACCTGAAG acAAGCTGGATGCAGACTACATCAAACGTTACCTAGGTGACCTGACCCCCCTGCAGGAGAGCTGTCTGATCAGACTTCGCAAATGGCTGCAGGAGACGCACAAGGGAAAG ATCCCTAAAGACGAGCACATCCTGCGTTTCTTGCGGGCGAGGGACTTCAACATAGACAAGGCTCGTGAGATCTTGTGTCAGTCGCTGACCTGGAGGAAGCAGCACCAGGTGGACTACCTGCTGGAGACCTGGAGTTCACCACAGGTCCTCCAGGACTACTACACCGGGGGCTGGCACCACCATGACAAAG ATGGTCGTCCGTTGTACATCCTGAGGCTGGGCCAGATGGACACTAAAGGGCTGGTCCGCGCCCTCGGAGAGGAGTCTCTGCTCAGACAT GTGCTGTCTATCAATGAGGAGGGTCTGAGACGCTGCGAGGAGAACACCAAGGTGTTTGGTCGACCCATCAG CTGTTGGACATGTCTGGTCGATCTAGAGGGACTGAACATGCGTCACCTGTGGCGACCAGGAGTCAAGGCGCTGCTGAGGATCATCGAGGTCGTGGAGGCCAACTACCCAGAGACTCTGGGACGGCTGCTTATCCTGAGAGCCCCCAGAGTCTTCCCTGTCCTCTGGACACTG GTGAGTCCATTCATTGATGAAAACACTCGCAAGAAGTTCCTCATCTATGCAGGCAACGACTACCAGGGTCCTGGAGGTCTTTTAGACTACATCGACAAGGAGATCATCCCTGACTTCCTCGGAGGAGAGTGTATG tgtgAGGTACCAGAAGGCGGCCTGGTTCCGAAGTCCATGTACCGCACAGCTGAGGAGCTTGAGAACGAGGATGTCCGCCTGTGGACAGAGACAATCTACCAAAGCGCCAGCATCTTCAAGGGAGCTCCACACGAG CTGCTGATAGAAATCATCGACGCCTCCTCAGTCATCACCTGGGACTTTGACGTGTGCAAAGGCGATGTTGTTTTCAATATCTACCACTCCAAGCGGGCCCCCCAGCCGCCACGCAAAGACCCCCTGGGAGCCCATGGCATCACCTCTCCGGGTGGCAACAACGTCCAGCTTATCGACAAGTCATGGACGCTGGGGCAAGATTACAGCATGGTCGAGTCCCCACTCACCTGCAAGGAAGGAGAGAGTGTGCAG GGCTCTCATATAACACGATGGCCAGGTTTCTACATCCTCCAGTGGAAGTTCCACAACATGCCAGCCTGCTCAGCCACCAACATGCCCCGAGTGGACGACGTGCTGGCCACCCTGCAGGTCTCCTCGCACAAGTGTAAAGTCATGTATTACACCGAAGTGTTGGGCTCTGAGGACTTCAG AACCGCTTGCTGTGATGTGCAGAGTTT